The Aquipuribacter nitratireducens region GGTCCCGGACGGCGTGGACGGCGCCCTCACCGCTGCCGTACGTCCTGCCGGCGCCGCGGAGCTGCGCCAGGACGGGCGTCGAGGTGACGGGCGCCGGCGTGGCGGGCGTCGGGTCGGTGGTGGCCTGTGGAGTGAGCGTGGTGGTCGACATGCCTCGAGGGTCGTCACCGGGAGGTGGTCGGCGGCAGTGGCGGGTGTCAGCAGGTCGGGGTGACATCTGTCAGGTGACGCGGGCGGGACCTCGGTCACTGGTGCCGTCCCGCGGCGGGACGGACAGTCCTCGTGTGAGGTCCTCGGTCGGCGCGTCGGGGTCCGCCCGGACGGCGGGCCTGACGGCGGCGCTCCTCCTCGCGGCGGCCTGCGGCGTGCCGGGGTCGGGGCTCCCGGGCGCGGACGGGACGCCGGCCACCACCCACGAGGTGCTGCCGGGCGTGGGCGTCGAGGTCGTCGAGCCCGCGACGGGGCCGCCGGCGGCCGTCGTCGTCCTGGTGCCGGGCGGGGGCTGGACCTCCGCGGACCCCGCGGGGATGGTCCCGCTCGCGGAGCACCTCGCGACGTCGGGCGCGCTCGTCGTGCTCGGGACGTACCGGACGGCAGGTGACGGCGCGTTCTTCCCCCGGCCGGTGCAGGACGTCGGCTGCGTCGCCGCGTTCGCCGCGGACCTCGCTGCGGACCTCGCGACGGAGGGCGGCGCCGAGGGCGCCGAGCTCGTCCTGCTCGGGCACTCGGCGGGGGCCCAGCTCGCGGCCGTCGTCGCCCTCGACCCGGGCGTCGCCGCCGACCCTGCGTGTCCGTACCCGCCCGCGGCCGCGGACCGGCTCGTCGGCCTCGCCGGGCCCTACGACGTCGTCGCCGCGGCCGACCAGGCCTGGTACCTGTTCGGTCCCGACACCCCTGACCCCGACGACTGGGACGCCGGGGACCCCGTGGCGCTCGCCGGGCGTCGCCCGGAGCTGCCGGTGCTCCTGGTCCACGGGTCCGCCGACACCGTCGTGCCGCTCACCGCCACCTACACGTTCTGGCAGGCGCTGCGCGCCGGGGGCCACACGGTCGACATCGCCTACCCCGACGGCGCCGACCACCACACGGTCTACTCGGCGGACGTGGCGGCGCCGGTGGTCGAGGAGTGGCTCGGGCTCGGCGTCGGGGCGCGCGGCTAGGGTCGGGCATGGCCCATCCGCGGATGTTCGACGACGACGACCCGCTCCTGCACCGGCTCCGCGGACTGGCCCTCGCCCTCCCGGACGCCCGCGAGAAGGTGTCGCACGGGCGGCCGGCGTTCTTCACGACGAAGGTCTTCGCGTACTACGGCGGCTCCCGGCGCGTCGACGGGCGGTGGGAGGCGCACTACCGGTCGGTGGTGCTCCTGCTCGACCTCCTCGACCGCGAGGCGCTGCTCGGCGAGGCCCGG contains the following coding sequences:
- a CDS encoding alpha/beta hydrolase family protein, which gives rise to MRSSVGASGSARTAGLTAALLLAAACGVPGSGLPGADGTPATTHEVLPGVGVEVVEPATGPPAAVVVLVPGGGWTSADPAGMVPLAEHLATSGALVVLGTYRTAGDGAFFPRPVQDVGCVAAFAADLAADLATEGGAEGAELVLLGHSAGAQLAAVVALDPGVAADPACPYPPAAADRLVGLAGPYDVVAAADQAWYLFGPDTPDPDDWDAGDPVALAGRRPELPVLLVHGSADTVVPLTATYTFWQALRAGGHTVDIAYPDGADHHTVYSADVAAPVVEEWLGLGVGARG
- a CDS encoding MmcQ/YjbR family DNA-binding protein, yielding MAHPRMFDDDDPLLHRLRGLALALPDAREKVSHGRPAFFTTKVFAYYGGSRRVDGRWEAHYRSVVLLLDLLDREALLGEARCWVPAYLGPGGWIGVDVDETTDWTEVGELLESSYRRTAGPRRVAVLDGG